One genomic window of Haloarchaeobius salinus includes the following:
- a CDS encoding M48 family metallopeptidase — protein MQHTGLKLRMAFVGTILFGFYSALALVALSVFGTGVWPFVAVGTLLFVGVQYKIGKWAALRSVGAQDMPEGEFREIHRMVEDLSDDMGIEKPELKLARMGVPNAFATGRKGAGVVVVSTELLQVLEPDEVEAVLAHELAHIKNRDVVTMVVGQSIAAMIGMAVQWVVILAGDNAIVDWILGWIAGMVAQMLVMVFVLAISRYREYVADADARQYVGSGDPLARALQKIQVSSENAGETRIDSSTAALCIFDSDKSLLRRVLATHPPVEKRIERLQS, from the coding sequence ATGCAACACACAGGTCTCAAACTCAGGATGGCGTTCGTCGGGACCATCCTGTTCGGCTTCTACTCGGCGCTGGCGCTCGTCGCTCTCAGCGTGTTCGGCACGGGCGTCTGGCCGTTCGTCGCCGTCGGGACGCTGCTGTTCGTCGGCGTCCAGTACAAGATCGGCAAGTGGGCCGCGCTCCGCAGCGTCGGCGCACAGGACATGCCGGAGGGGGAGTTCCGCGAGATACACCGCATGGTCGAGGACCTCTCCGACGATATGGGCATCGAGAAGCCCGAGCTCAAGCTCGCCCGGATGGGCGTCCCCAACGCCTTCGCGACCGGCCGGAAGGGTGCGGGCGTCGTCGTCGTCTCCACCGAGCTCCTGCAGGTGCTCGAACCGGACGAGGTCGAGGCCGTCCTCGCCCACGAGCTCGCGCACATCAAGAACCGGGACGTCGTGACGATGGTCGTCGGCCAGTCCATCGCCGCCATGATCGGCATGGCCGTCCAATGGGTCGTCATCCTCGCCGGCGACAACGCCATCGTCGACTGGATCCTCGGCTGGATCGCCGGCATGGTCGCCCAGATGCTCGTCATGGTGTTCGTGCTCGCCATCTCCCGGTACCGCGAGTACGTCGCCGACGCCGACGCCCGCCAGTACGTCGGCAGCGGCGACCCGCTCGCCCGCGCGCTCCAGAAGATCCAGGTGAGCAGCGAGAACGCCGGCGAGACCCGCATCGACAGCAGCACCGCCGCGCTCTGCATCTTCGACAGCGACAAGAGCCTCCTCCGGCGGGTCCTCGCGACCCACCCGCCGGTCGAGAAGCGCATCGAGCGGCTGCAGAGCTGA
- a CDS encoding VWA domain-containing protein, producing the protein MSEKPIALSRRKILAGIGAAGVASVGAGLGTSAYFSDTESFEGNTLTAGSLDMKVDWEEHYNYPQLYDMGDPTDGLDVTIDPEDPENYTAFPPGVEATSDYDPLLYVHNDDVPAYMDNTSIEAFPDEDDDGIQDEFDEEDACDVLADVGGESGGLSSDSRTENAATEPGDPLIELEDVKPGDFGEVTLSFHLCNNPGYVWMQAANVDASENGVTEPEGESEDEEEGVVELVENIQTALWYDDDCDNLVDSGSGGTTEEVDVVIVLDESGSMDFETGKFDAAKNGAKALASEVLSNPGTKVGLVSFDSSAYLQQGLTTDYSDIETAVDGLTAGGGTDFSDALNAGNEELTGNDVSPQITASGGHRSGAQKVMVFLSNGSSGGDYSTEAQAVKNIPADIYAIAYGDDADDSVMQEIASDPDSTYFFDAPTQSEVEDAFDDIGGEISSSGEEIFFQGNLASALDALSADNGIPLDGDGGDDFDELEDEPDASERGCFEPTPETNCIGFSWWLPTEVGNEVQSDTVSFDLGFYTEQCRHNDGSGQSDENGENNDNIAAT; encoded by the coding sequence ATGTCAGAGAAACCAATCGCACTCTCACGGCGGAAGATACTGGCCGGCATCGGCGCAGCGGGCGTCGCGAGCGTCGGCGCAGGGCTGGGGACTAGCGCGTACTTCAGCGACACCGAGTCGTTCGAGGGGAACACGCTCACTGCAGGCTCGCTCGACATGAAGGTCGACTGGGAAGAGCACTACAACTACCCACAGCTCTACGATATGGGTGATCCGACCGACGGGCTGGACGTCACGATAGATCCCGAGGATCCAGAGAACTACACGGCGTTCCCGCCGGGGGTCGAGGCCACGAGCGATTACGACCCGCTCCTGTACGTCCACAACGACGACGTGCCCGCGTACATGGACAACACGTCCATCGAGGCGTTCCCCGACGAGGACGACGACGGAATCCAGGACGAGTTCGACGAGGAGGACGCCTGTGACGTGCTCGCTGACGTCGGTGGCGAGAGCGGCGGGCTCAGCTCGGATTCCCGGACGGAGAACGCGGCGACTGAACCTGGGGACCCGCTGATCGAACTCGAAGACGTCAAACCCGGCGACTTCGGCGAGGTCACGCTGAGCTTCCATCTCTGCAACAACCCGGGCTACGTCTGGATGCAAGCGGCGAACGTCGACGCCTCCGAGAACGGCGTTACCGAACCCGAGGGCGAAAGCGAGGACGAGGAGGAGGGTGTCGTGGAACTCGTCGAGAACATCCAGACGGCCCTGTGGTACGACGACGACTGTGACAATCTGGTCGACAGCGGCTCCGGAGGTACCACTGAGGAAGTCGACGTCGTCATCGTGCTGGACGAGTCCGGGTCGATGGATTTCGAGACTGGAAAGTTCGATGCCGCCAAGAACGGTGCCAAAGCGCTCGCTTCCGAAGTCCTCTCGAACCCCGGAACGAAGGTCGGCCTGGTCTCGTTCGACTCCAGTGCGTACCTTCAACAGGGCCTGACGACAGATTACTCCGACATCGAGACTGCTGTCGATGGTCTGACTGCTGGCGGAGGGACCGACTTCTCGGACGCGCTAAATGCGGGTAACGAGGAACTGACCGGGAACGACGTTTCCCCCCAGATCACGGCGAGCGGCGGGCACCGTTCTGGCGCACAGAAGGTGATGGTCTTCCTGTCCAACGGAAGCAGCGGTGGGGACTACAGTACCGAAGCCCAGGCAGTGAAAAATATCCCTGCAGATATCTACGCAATCGCGTACGGGGACGATGCTGATGACAGCGTCATGCAAGAAATCGCGAGTGACCCCGACAGCACGTACTTCTTCGACGCACCGACCCAGTCGGAGGTCGAAGACGCCTTCGACGACATCGGTGGCGAGATATCGTCGAGTGGCGAGGAGATCTTCTTCCAAGGGAATCTCGCAAGCGCACTGGACGCACTCAGCGCAGACAACGGTATCCCGCTGGACGGCGACGGCGGCGACGACTTCGACGAACTGGAGGACGAGCCCGACGCTTCCGAACGGGGTTGCTTCGAGCCGACACCCGAGACCAACTGCATTGGCTTCTCGTGGTGGCTCCCCACCGAGGTGGGCAACGAAGTCCAGTCCGACACCGTGAGCTTCGATCTCGGCTTCTACACCGAGCAGTGCCGCCACAACGACGGTAGCGGGCAGAGCGACGAGAACGGCGAAAACAACGACAACATAGCAGCGACGTAA
- a CDS encoding P-loop NTPase codes for MVEAVAVASGKGGTGKTTATLALGMALAERHDVTVVDADTGMANLLFHAGLADAPVTLHDLLLGDADVAVEDAVYHRFGMDVVPCGTSLDGFREADPTRLRDVVAELASDTDVLLLDSPAALGSVSAVLPVVLADRIVVVLQPTVPALSDGLKVQEYARSYGTEGAGVLFNKVHDDDSVERIAEQTERYFDGPVLASVPDADAAREARDAGEPLLAHAPGSAAAAAFREAAAGIEIRDEDADDVAARFRSAVVPEQP; via the coding sequence ATGGTCGAAGCCGTCGCCGTGGCGAGCGGCAAGGGGGGCACCGGCAAGACGACGGCGACGCTCGCGCTCGGGATGGCGCTCGCGGAGCGCCACGACGTGACCGTCGTCGACGCCGACACCGGCATGGCGAACCTGCTGTTCCACGCCGGCCTCGCCGACGCACCCGTCACGCTCCACGACCTGCTGCTCGGCGACGCCGACGTGGCGGTCGAGGACGCGGTCTACCACCGCTTCGGGATGGACGTCGTCCCCTGTGGCACCTCGCTCGACGGCTTCCGCGAGGCGGACCCGACCCGCCTGCGCGACGTGGTCGCCGAGCTGGCGAGCGACACCGACGTGCTCCTGCTCGACTCCCCGGCCGCCCTCGGCAGCGTCAGCGCCGTCCTCCCCGTCGTGCTCGCCGACCGCATCGTCGTCGTCCTCCAACCGACGGTCCCAGCGCTCTCTGACGGCCTGAAGGTGCAGGAGTACGCCCGCTCCTACGGCACCGAGGGCGCGGGCGTCCTGTTCAACAAGGTCCACGACGACGACAGCGTCGAGCGCATCGCCGAGCAGACCGAGCGTTACTTCGACGGCCCGGTGCTCGCGAGCGTCCCCGACGCCGACGCCGCCCGCGAGGCCCGTGACGCCGGCGAGCCGCTGCTCGCACACGCCCCCGGATCAGCGGCCGCCGCGGCGTTCCGCGAGGCCGCCGCCGGGATCGAGATCCGCGACGAGGACGCCGACGACGTGGCCGCACGCTTCCGGAGCGCGGTCGTCCCCGAGCAGCCATGA
- a CDS encoding nascent polypeptide-associated complex protein, with product MFGGGGGLNPRKMKQMMKQMGIDVTEIDAEEVVIRTEEHDLVFEDAEVTKMDARGQETYQIVGEPSEQAHGELESGDAGADADSDEDDDGGIPQDDIDIVVARTGAREDEARAALKANDGDLAAAVDQLE from the coding sequence ATGTTCGGAGGAGGCGGCGGGCTCAACCCCCGCAAGATGAAGCAGATGATGAAGCAGATGGGGATCGACGTCACCGAGATCGACGCCGAAGAGGTCGTCATCCGCACGGAGGAGCACGACCTCGTCTTCGAGGACGCCGAGGTCACGAAGATGGACGCTCGCGGACAGGAGACCTACCAGATCGTCGGCGAGCCCTCGGAGCAGGCCCACGGCGAGCTCGAGTCCGGCGACGCCGGCGCTGACGCCGACAGCGACGAAGACGACGACGGCGGCATCCCGCAGGACGACATCGACATCGTCGTCGCACGCACGGGTGCCCGCGAGGACGAGGCCCGCGCCGCGCTGAAGGCCAACGACGGCGACCTCGCCGCGGCCGTCGACCAGCTAGAGTGA
- a CDS encoding DUF7344 domain-containing protein: MFRTDTLPEGTIYEVLANDRRRETIRHLTVESSGEPTTLHELSQEIAASETGESPPPRAARESVYNSLHQTHLPKLEELGVVDYDREAREVHPSEHARDVDQYMEVVTSHGVTWSEVYRSLGVASLTLVLWSLVGLPVVSAVDPVLWTSGSLALFALLVTYQLWTNRWYIRQSLRD; this comes from the coding sequence ATGTTCAGGACGGACACACTACCGGAGGGGACGATATACGAGGTACTGGCGAACGACCGTCGACGGGAGACGATCAGACACCTCACCGTCGAGTCGTCGGGCGAACCGACGACGCTGCACGAGCTCTCACAGGAGATCGCGGCGAGCGAGACGGGCGAGTCACCGCCCCCGCGCGCCGCGCGCGAGAGCGTCTACAACTCGCTGCATCAGACGCACCTGCCGAAGCTCGAGGAGCTGGGCGTCGTGGACTACGACCGGGAGGCCCGGGAGGTCCACCCGAGCGAGCACGCGCGCGACGTCGACCAGTACATGGAGGTCGTCACGAGCCACGGCGTCACCTGGAGCGAGGTGTACCGGAGCCTCGGCGTCGCCTCGCTGACGCTGGTGCTCTGGTCGCTCGTCGGCCTCCCGGTGGTCTCGGCGGTCGATCCGGTGCTGTGGACGAGCGGGTCGCTCGCGCTGTTCGCCCTGCTGGTCACCTACCAGCTCTGGACGAACCGGTGGTACATCCGACAGAGCCTGCGGGACTGA
- the dapA gene encoding 4-hydroxy-tetrahydrodipicolinate synthase yields the protein MTTIELSGVYPAITTPFHDDGSIDYDTLRANVGRLESAGVDGIVPVGSTGESATLSHDEHVDVVAAVADTVSDVPVIAGSGSNNTAEALSLSRRSVEAGADALLLISPYYNKPEQRGLVEHYRTIADEVDVPQIVYDVPSRTGQGLAPDTVVELASHENIAGFKAATGDLGEISEIAERTRDEEFAVLSGDDGLTLPICSVGGVGTISVVANVEPERTCALVQAALDDDYERAREIHHELAPLTRGLFVETNPIPVKEALHIRGHAPPHLRLPLTRLSEEHVEPLADLLAELEDAADAHLAEVGN from the coding sequence ATGACGACAATCGAACTCAGTGGCGTCTACCCCGCCATCACGACACCGTTTCACGACGACGGCAGCATCGACTACGACACACTCCGCGCGAACGTCGGGCGCCTCGAATCGGCAGGCGTCGACGGCATCGTCCCCGTCGGCTCGACCGGCGAGTCCGCGACCCTCAGCCACGACGAACACGTCGACGTGGTCGCGGCCGTCGCCGACACCGTCTCCGACGTGCCGGTCATCGCCGGCTCCGGCAGCAACAACACCGCCGAGGCGCTCTCGCTCTCGCGCCGGTCCGTCGAGGCCGGTGCCGACGCGCTCCTGCTCATCTCGCCGTACTACAACAAGCCCGAGCAGCGCGGACTGGTCGAGCACTACCGCACCATCGCCGACGAGGTCGACGTCCCCCAGATCGTCTACGACGTGCCCTCGCGCACGGGGCAGGGCCTCGCGCCCGATACCGTCGTCGAGCTCGCGAGCCACGAGAACATCGCGGGCTTCAAGGCCGCGACCGGTGACCTCGGCGAGATCAGCGAGATCGCAGAGCGCACGCGCGACGAGGAGTTCGCGGTGCTCTCCGGCGACGACGGCCTGACGCTGCCCATCTGCTCGGTCGGTGGCGTCGGCACCATCTCGGTGGTCGCCAACGTCGAGCCGGAGCGGACCTGCGCACTCGTCCAGGCCGCCCTCGACGACGACTACGAGCGTGCCCGCGAGATCCACCACGAGCTCGCGCCGCTCACCCGTGGACTGTTCGTCGAGACCAACCCCATCCCGGTGAAGGAGGCGCTGCACATCCGGGGCCACGCGCCGCCGCACCTGCGCCTGCCCCTCACGCGTCTCTCCGAGGAGCACGTCGAGCCGCTGGCGGACCTGCTGGCCGAGCTCGAAGACGCCGCGGACGCGCACCTCGCGGAGGTGGGCAACTGA
- a CDS encoding LabA-like NYN domain-containing protein — protein MTEIHSGQRVAMLVDAQNLYHTAQSIYTRNIDYSALLEKGVQGRELTRAIAYVIRADSPEEESFFEALEDIGFEPKIKDIKTFSDGSKKADWDVGMSLDAVTLAKKVDTMILCTGDGDFSRLCSHLRHEGVRVEVMGFESSTADELVEATDRFIDLSDRPETFLL, from the coding sequence ATGACCGAGATTCACTCCGGCCAGCGCGTCGCCATGCTCGTGGACGCGCAGAACCTCTACCACACGGCACAGAGCATCTACACCCGCAACATCGACTACTCCGCCCTGCTGGAGAAGGGGGTGCAGGGGCGCGAACTCACCCGGGCCATCGCGTACGTCATCCGGGCGGACTCGCCCGAGGAGGAGAGCTTCTTCGAGGCGCTGGAGGATATCGGCTTCGAGCCGAAGATCAAGGACATCAAGACGTTCTCGGACGGCTCGAAGAAGGCCGACTGGGACGTGGGGATGAGCCTCGACGCGGTCACGCTCGCGAAGAAGGTCGACACGATGATCCTCTGTACGGGCGACGGCGACTTCTCGCGGCTCTGCTCGCACCTGCGCCACGAGGGGGTGCGCGTGGAGGTGATGGGCTTCGAGAGCTCGACGGCGGACGAGCTCGTCGAGGCGACCGACCGGTTCATCGACCTCTCCGACCGGCCGGAGACGTTTCTACTCTGA
- a CDS encoding methyltransferase domain-containing protein yields the protein MSVVLVHGDREYLVAPGDELQTDLGVLEVPEDPEPGTTLETHLGEPFTVRALRGPDLFSHFERTGAPMMPRDIGLVMGETGVGEGDRVLDAGTGTGVLAAYLARAGAHVVTFERDDEFADVARENMRLAGVDDRVDVRSGDVRPHLDDLGNFDVITLDTGDAADVVARAPGLLDSGGFVAVYSPFVEQTRAAAEAAREADLSGVTTYETIQREMQFDDRGSRPSTRGVGHTGYLTFARYE from the coding sequence GTGAGCGTCGTCCTCGTCCACGGCGACCGCGAGTACCTCGTCGCGCCCGGCGACGAGCTCCAGACCGACCTCGGCGTGCTGGAGGTCCCCGAGGACCCCGAACCGGGAACCACGCTGGAGACCCATCTCGGCGAGCCCTTCACCGTCCGTGCATTGCGTGGCCCCGACCTCTTCAGCCACTTCGAGCGCACCGGCGCGCCGATGATGCCCCGCGACATCGGCCTCGTCATGGGCGAGACCGGCGTCGGCGAGGGCGACCGCGTCCTCGACGCCGGTACCGGGACCGGCGTCCTCGCCGCCTACCTCGCCCGCGCGGGCGCACACGTCGTCACGTTCGAGCGCGACGACGAGTTCGCCGACGTCGCTCGCGAGAACATGCGCCTCGCCGGCGTCGACGACAGGGTCGACGTCCGCAGCGGCGACGTCCGCCCCCACCTCGACGACCTCGGCAACTTCGACGTCATCACACTCGACACCGGCGACGCCGCCGACGTGGTGGCGCGCGCACCCGGACTCCTCGACAGCGGCGGCTTCGTCGCGGTCTACTCCCCGTTCGTCGAGCAGACCCGGGCCGCCGCCGAGGCCGCCCGCGAGGCCGACCTCTCGGGTGTGACCACCTACGAGACCATCCAGCGCGAGATGCAGTTCGACGACCGCGGGTCGCGGCCGTCGACGCGCGGCGTCGGGCACACCGGCTACCTGACGTTCGCGCGGTACGAGTAG
- a CDS encoding PUA domain-containing protein, which translates to MSDEDHDVPDLRTLADYQFGAGAGAALFPATDDLEVRRTSSGRPEQVIADEGRLVSHGVDGRFTLGLAGGRRLHDSLDHPTARVVVGDDSEPFVREGKNVFAKFVREVDPAVRPGDEVCVVHHDGHLLAVGRAELDAGSMCDFESGMAVFVRSGAGD; encoded by the coding sequence ATGAGCGACGAGGACCACGACGTCCCCGACCTGCGGACGCTCGCGGACTACCAGTTCGGGGCCGGTGCCGGCGCGGCGCTGTTCCCCGCCACCGACGACCTGGAGGTGCGCCGGACCAGCTCCGGCCGCCCCGAGCAGGTCATCGCCGACGAGGGTCGGCTGGTCAGCCACGGCGTCGACGGCCGGTTCACGCTGGGTCTCGCTGGCGGCCGCCGGCTGCACGACTCCCTCGACCACCCCACGGCACGGGTCGTCGTCGGCGACGACAGCGAGCCGTTCGTCCGCGAGGGGAAGAACGTGTTCGCGAAGTTCGTCCGCGAGGTCGACCCCGCGGTGCGCCCCGGCGACGAGGTCTGTGTCGTCCACCACGACGGCCACCTGCTCGCGGTCGGCCGCGCCGAGCTCGACGCCGGCTCGATGTGCGACTTCGAGTCGGGGATGGCCGTCTTCGTCAGGAGCGGCGCTGGCGACTGA
- a CDS encoding choice-of-anchor W domain-containing protein, which translates to MSDKKIGLSRRRVLGGLGAIGVASAGAGLGTSAYFSDTESFVGNILEAGSLDLYVHVDYEEDQGSYGDYEIDGVIQGDTFGEDPDGEALTIDVDDLKPGDSGEGELCFSIVDNPAWMWMCGELTANDENSVTEPEADADGEDNDYDPDGDIDGEGELADAMMVSLTYCDEDGDPILDDDEEPIVILEGTLGEVMSQLDNGVALDGDLEEDDRSPFPGVESSNETAGPCVCVEWWVPTDVGNEIQTDSVEFDFSFVAVQSRHNDGDVNPCITSTSGEDWGKFQFGDEAETWFGRLKAGDGPGGGAAQGELYIGNNAAGGDYNQDQYDWPDTFEGSFSVEYDSDANEGTITLYDSGGSSLSSATYTGLDDQASTGDGSADELGITAKANTAGSSVDVSNVMLNGTSPSGATSVSASGDGTSPTHLHITDVDTTVDWTLTGDVNIEFAGATGENVAMDVHVD; encoded by the coding sequence ATGTCAGACAAGAAAATCGGACTGTCGCGCCGGCGCGTCCTCGGTGGCCTCGGTGCCATCGGCGTCGCGTCCGCGGGCGCAGGACTCGGTACGAGTGCGTACTTCAGCGACACAGAATCGTTCGTCGGAAACATCCTCGAAGCTGGCTCGCTCGACCTGTACGTCCACGTGGACTACGAGGAGGACCAGGGCAGCTACGGTGACTACGAAATCGACGGCGTCATCCAGGGCGACACCTTCGGCGAGGACCCCGACGGTGAAGCGCTCACCATCGACGTGGACGACCTGAAGCCCGGGGACTCCGGCGAAGGGGAACTCTGCTTCTCCATCGTCGACAACCCCGCGTGGATGTGGATGTGTGGGGAGCTTACCGCCAACGACGAGAACTCGGTCACTGAGCCGGAGGCCGACGCGGACGGTGAGGACAACGATTACGACCCGGATGGGGACATCGACGGCGAGGGCGAACTCGCCGACGCGATGATGGTCTCGCTGACGTACTGTGACGAGGACGGCGACCCGATCCTCGACGACGACGAGGAGCCGATCGTCATCCTCGAAGGGACGCTCGGGGAGGTCATGTCCCAGCTCGACAATGGTGTCGCACTCGACGGCGACCTCGAGGAGGACGACCGGAGCCCCTTCCCGGGCGTCGAGTCCTCGAACGAGACGGCAGGTCCTTGCGTCTGCGTCGAGTGGTGGGTCCCGACCGACGTCGGTAACGAGATCCAGACAGACTCCGTCGAGTTCGACTTCTCGTTCGTCGCGGTGCAGTCGCGCCACAACGACGGCGACGTGAACCCGTGTATCACGTCGACCAGCGGTGAGGACTGGGGCAAGTTCCAGTTCGGCGACGAGGCCGAGACGTGGTTCGGTCGCCTGAAGGCTGGCGATGGCCCCGGAGGTGGCGCAGCACAGGGCGAGCTCTACATCGGAAACAATGCTGCTGGCGGTGACTACAACCAGGACCAGTACGACTGGCCGGACACGTTCGAGGGCTCGTTCTCCGTCGAATACGACTCGGACGCGAACGAGGGGACGATCACGCTGTACGACAGTGGCGGCTCGTCGCTCTCCTCGGCGACGTACACCGGGCTGGACGACCAGGCGTCGACGGGCGACGGCTCGGCCGACGAACTGGGGATTACCGCGAAGGCCAACACTGCTGGCTCGAGTGTCGACGTGAGCAACGTGATGCTCAACGGGACCTCGCCGAGCGGTGCGACAAGCGTCTCCGCGAGCGGTGACGGAACGAGTCCCACGCACCTGCACATCACGGATGTCGACACGACCGTCGACTGGACGCTCACCGGTGACGTGAACATCGAGTTCGCCGGCGCAACCGGCGAGAACGTCGCGATGGACGTCCACGTCGACTGA
- a CDS encoding cobyric acid synthase: MSATILVAGTASHVGKSTVAAGLCRLLADRGVRVAPFKAQNMSNNARAVPAPHVDEAWGEIGVSQYVQARAAGVQPTTDHNPVLLKPSGSGASQLVVDGRAVGTYEAGSYYDEHWATAREAAERAHERLAGEHDVVVAEGAGSIAEINLHDRDLANVETARFSDASVVLVADIERGGVFASLVGTLELVPDDVRDRVVGAVVTKFRGDEAILEPGLREFEDRTGVPILGVVPYDDPGLPEEDSVALPAVGERHVVGRDEHDDPVRVGVVRLPRASNVTDVEPLAREPGVRVVYVPPGDDLRDLDAVVLPGTKNTVDDLLACRDAGLGDTLAEFDGPVVGLCGGYQLLGERIENASVEGRDESVGAGEADAVPSLGLLPVVTRFDHEKAVRRATYELDGVGPLAGATGTASGYEIHMGETRAVAAVETPFAVDGKASAAFGASAGNVCGTYLHGLFGNGVARRGLLAAVGVEAGRAGADTDSEAGDPYDSTATLLRESVDVDALLSAAGVCVNY; this comes from the coding sequence GTGTCCGCGACGATACTGGTGGCCGGGACGGCGAGCCACGTCGGCAAGTCGACGGTCGCGGCCGGGCTCTGCCGACTGCTCGCCGACCGTGGGGTGCGCGTGGCCCCGTTCAAGGCCCAGAACATGTCGAACAACGCGCGGGCGGTCCCGGCCCCGCACGTCGACGAGGCGTGGGGCGAGATCGGCGTCTCGCAGTACGTCCAGGCCCGGGCGGCCGGGGTCCAGCCGACGACCGACCACAACCCGGTGCTGCTGAAGCCCAGCGGTTCGGGCGCGTCGCAGCTCGTCGTCGACGGTCGCGCGGTCGGCACGTACGAGGCGGGCTCGTACTACGACGAGCACTGGGCCACCGCGCGCGAGGCGGCCGAGCGGGCCCACGAGAGACTTGCCGGCGAGCACGACGTGGTCGTCGCCGAGGGTGCGGGCAGCATCGCGGAGATCAACCTCCACGACCGCGACCTGGCGAACGTCGAGACCGCGCGCTTTTCCGACGCGAGCGTCGTCCTCGTCGCCGACATCGAGCGCGGCGGCGTGTTCGCGTCGCTCGTGGGGACGCTCGAACTGGTGCCCGACGACGTGCGCGACCGGGTCGTCGGCGCGGTGGTGACGAAGTTCCGCGGCGACGAGGCCATCCTCGAACCCGGCCTCCGCGAGTTCGAGGACCGGACCGGCGTGCCGATACTCGGCGTCGTCCCGTACGACGATCCCGGGCTCCCCGAGGAGGACAGCGTCGCGCTCCCGGCGGTCGGCGAGCGACACGTCGTGGGGCGGGACGAGCACGACGACCCGGTCCGGGTCGGCGTCGTCCGGCTCCCGCGGGCGTCGAACGTCACCGACGTGGAGCCACTGGCCCGCGAGCCGGGCGTCCGGGTGGTGTACGTGCCGCCCGGCGACGACCTGCGCGACCTCGACGCCGTCGTCCTCCCGGGGACGAAGAACACGGTCGACGACCTGCTGGCCTGCCGCGACGCGGGGCTCGGCGACACACTCGCCGAGTTCGACGGCCCGGTCGTCGGCCTCTGCGGCGGCTACCAGCTCCTCGGCGAGCGCATCGAGAACGCGAGCGTCGAGGGCCGCGACGAGTCGGTCGGCGCGGGCGAGGCCGACGCAGTACCCAGCCTCGGCCTGCTCCCGGTCGTCACGCGCTTCGACCACGAGAAGGCGGTTCGTCGGGCGACGTACGAGCTCGACGGCGTCGGCCCGCTCGCGGGGGCGACCGGGACCGCGTCGGGCTACGAGATACACATGGGCGAGACGCGCGCCGTCGCCGCCGTGGAGACGCCGTTCGCGGTCGACGGCAAGGCGAGCGCGGCGTTCGGTGCGTCGGCCGGGAACGTCTGTGGCACCTACCTCCACGGACTGTTCGGGAACGGGGTCGCACGACGAGGGCTGCTGGCGGCCGTCGGTGTGGAGGCCGGTCGGGCCGGGGCAGACACCGACTCAGAGGCCGGAGATCCGTACGACAGCACGGCGACGCTCCTCCGCGAGTCGGTCGACGTGGACGCGTTGTTGTCTGCCGCCGGAGTGTGTGTTAATTACTGA
- a CDS encoding DUF7344 domain-containing protein, with product MQLDQPELSTTGGAEPTNRDTTLSQDSVFTVLSNARRRFAIKYLNQHATDERVELRDLAEQIAAWENDIPVEEVTYKQRKRVYTSLYQSHLPKLHELDVVEYDCNRGTIERTDTVDELDVYLEVLEGDEIPWSDFAVGVAAVNAAFVLAAATGVMPFFGGNGFATAAVGAGLFLVVALAHTVYTRRRRL from the coding sequence TTGCAACTCGATCAGCCCGAACTATCTACCACAGGCGGAGCCGAACCGACGAACCGAGACACGACACTCTCGCAGGACAGCGTCTTCACCGTCCTGTCGAACGCGCGTCGTCGGTTCGCGATCAAGTACCTGAACCAGCACGCGACGGACGAACGCGTCGAGCTGCGCGACCTCGCGGAGCAGATCGCGGCCTGGGAGAACGACATCCCGGTCGAGGAGGTCACCTACAAGCAGCGCAAGCGGGTGTACACGTCACTGTACCAGTCGCACCTGCCGAAGCTGCACGAGCTCGACGTGGTCGAGTACGACTGCAACCGCGGGACCATCGAACGGACCGACACCGTCGACGAACTCGACGTCTACCTGGAGGTGCTCGAGGGGGACGAGATACCCTGGAGCGACTTCGCGGTCGGCGTCGCGGCGGTCAACGCGGCGTTCGTGCTCGCGGCGGCGACGGGTGTCATGCCGTTCTTCGGCGGCAACGGCTTCGCCACGGCGGCGGTCGGTGCCGGACTCTTCCTCGTCGTGGCGCTCGCACACACCGTGTACACGCGTCGTCGGCGACTCTGA